In Cheilinus undulatus linkage group 14, ASM1832078v1, whole genome shotgun sequence, a genomic segment contains:
- the fbxo25 gene encoding F-box only protein 25 isoform X1 — MPFLGQDWRSPGWSWTKTENGWKRIVFYGHELEDNNRDIELTELCSDNKENLFVEDVCELATTKRKKDFYNNNTKSQFVFRDKWIYVQKGSTKERHGYCTLGEALNRLDFSSAIQDLRRFNYVAKLFQLIARSELTSLSGAAQKNYFNILEKIVRKVLEDHYNPRLVKELLKDLSSTLHSLTIHVGRCVLVGNVNIWLCRLETILKWQQQLNNLQIPEQMCDGLSFSDLPLHMQNKILCKLSDAYDIINLGQATPTLRCLSENKVLWKKLCYFHFSDKQFCRNLVLSKSNMVDWKLMYFTLQKHYPMKEQYGDTLHFCKHCSILFWKDRHLTLLFKDCGHPCTANDPDSCLMPISPQHFIDLFQF, encoded by the exons ATGCCTTTCTTGGGCCAAGACTGGAGGTCACCAGGATGGAGCTGGACAAAGACTGAGAACGGCTGGAAAAGGATTGTCTTCTATGGGCACGAGTTAGAAGATAACAACAGAGACATAGAGTTGACAGA GCTCTGCAGTGACAACAAAGAGAATCTGTTTGTCGAAGATGTGTGTGAGCTTGCCAccacaaagaggaaaaaggatttctacaacaacaacaccaaATCACAGT TTGTTTTTAGGGACAAATGGATCTACGTGCAGAAAGGTAGCACAAAAGAG CGCCATGGATACTGCACACTTGGTGAAGCGCTTAACCGTCTAGACTTTTCTAGTGCCATTCAGGACCTGAGGAGATTCAACTATGTGGCAAAA CTTTTCCAGCTAATAGCTCGGTCCGAGCTGACCTCTCTGAGTGGAGCTGCTCAGAAAAACTATTTCAACATTCTGGAGAAGATAGTTCGGAAGG TTCTCGAGGACCACTACAACCCACGCCTTGTCAAGGAACTACTAAAGGACCTTAGCTCCACCTTGCACAGTCTGACTATTCACGTTGGCAGGTGTGTCCTTGTGGGCAATGTCAACATCTGGCTGTGCAGACTGGAGACTATTCTCAAGTGGCAGCAACAGCTCAACAACCTGCAGATCCCAGAG CAAATGTGTGATGGCTTGTCATTCAGCGATTTACCCCTACACATGCAGAACAAAATCCTCTGCAAGTTATCTGATGCCTATGACATCATTAACCTGGGACAAGCCACGCCCACTCTACGTTGCCTCAGTGAGAACAAGGTGCTGTGGAAGAAACTGTGTTACTTCCACTTCTCAGACAAACAG TTTTGTAGGAATTTGGTCCTCTCAAAGAGCAACATGGTGGACTGGAAGCTAATGTACTTTACCCTGCAAAAACACTATCCAATGAAGGAGCAGTACGGCGACACATTGCACTTCTGCAAACACTGTAGCATCCTCTTCtggaag GATCGCCACCTGACTTTGTTATTCAAG
- the fbxo25 gene encoding F-box only protein 25 isoform X2, with the protein MPFLGQDWRSPGWSWTKTENGWKRIVFYGHELEDNNRDIELTELCSDNKENLFVEDVCELATTKRKKDFYNNNTKSQFVFRDKWIYVQKGSTKERHGYCTLGEALNRLDFSSAIQDLRRFNYVAKLFQLIARSELTSLSGAAQKNYFNILEKIVRKVLEDHYNPRLVKELLKDLSSTLHSLTIHVGRCVLVGNVNIWLCRLETILKWQQQLNNLQIPEQMCDGLSFSDLPLHMQNKILCKLSDAYDIINLGQATPTLRCLSENKVLWKKLCYFHFSDKQFCRNLVLSKSNMVDWKLMYFTLQKHYPMKEQYGDTLHFCKHCSILFWKDCGHPCTANDPDSCLMPISPQHFIDLFQF; encoded by the exons ATGCCTTTCTTGGGCCAAGACTGGAGGTCACCAGGATGGAGCTGGACAAAGACTGAGAACGGCTGGAAAAGGATTGTCTTCTATGGGCACGAGTTAGAAGATAACAACAGAGACATAGAGTTGACAGA GCTCTGCAGTGACAACAAAGAGAATCTGTTTGTCGAAGATGTGTGTGAGCTTGCCAccacaaagaggaaaaaggatttctacaacaacaacaccaaATCACAGT TTGTTTTTAGGGACAAATGGATCTACGTGCAGAAAGGTAGCACAAAAGAG CGCCATGGATACTGCACACTTGGTGAAGCGCTTAACCGTCTAGACTTTTCTAGTGCCATTCAGGACCTGAGGAGATTCAACTATGTGGCAAAA CTTTTCCAGCTAATAGCTCGGTCCGAGCTGACCTCTCTGAGTGGAGCTGCTCAGAAAAACTATTTCAACATTCTGGAGAAGATAGTTCGGAAGG TTCTCGAGGACCACTACAACCCACGCCTTGTCAAGGAACTACTAAAGGACCTTAGCTCCACCTTGCACAGTCTGACTATTCACGTTGGCAGGTGTGTCCTTGTGGGCAATGTCAACATCTGGCTGTGCAGACTGGAGACTATTCTCAAGTGGCAGCAACAGCTCAACAACCTGCAGATCCCAGAG CAAATGTGTGATGGCTTGTCATTCAGCGATTTACCCCTACACATGCAGAACAAAATCCTCTGCAAGTTATCTGATGCCTATGACATCATTAACCTGGGACAAGCCACGCCCACTCTACGTTGCCTCAGTGAGAACAAGGTGCTGTGGAAGAAACTGTGTTACTTCCACTTCTCAGACAAACAG TTTTGTAGGAATTTGGTCCTCTCAAAGAGCAACATGGTGGACTGGAAGCTAATGTACTTTACCCTGCAAAAACACTATCCAATGAAGGAGCAGTACGGCGACACATTGCACTTCTGCAAACACTGTAGCATCCTCTTCtggaag